A stretch of Lachancea thermotolerans CBS 6340 chromosome D complete sequence DNA encodes these proteins:
- the MKK1 gene encoding mitogen-activated protein kinase kinase MKK1 (some similarities with uniprot|P32490 Saccharomyces cerevisiae YOR231W MKK1 Mitogen-activated kinase kinase involved in protein kinase C signaling pathway that controls cell integrity upon activation by Bck1p phosphorylates downstream target Slt2p functionally redundant with Mkk2p) has product MASMFRPPDSARGNSRSPKLSLPPSLKYNSSEAPSQSGSGLTPAINTPCSSSSSQTLVFPPPEKLSSSSSSSITTLKKRPVPPPIPSLVIPKSAGAGTPDRSPFADSFEKLRIDNSEISGSASASPSAVSPAPPNPIADVHELGEETWQSGIVKDHVVTMGILGEGAGGSVTKCRLKYGTKVFALKTITTVNSDAETQKQVLRELQFNRTCKSEYIVRYYGMFADGSSSSIYIAMEYMGGKSLHAIYKHLLDRGGRISEKVLGKVAESVLKGLSYLQERKIIHRDIKPQNILLNEVGQVKLCDFGVSGEAVNSLATTFTGTSFYMAPERIQGQPYSVTSDVWSLGLTLLEVAQGQFPFGSDKMAANMPPIELLMLILTFTPELNDIPESNVTWSKSFKSFIQYCLNKEPRERPSPRQMLRHPWIQGHMKKPCNMHKFITKCWEE; this is encoded by the coding sequence ATGGCGTCAATGTTCCGACCTCCGGACTCTGCAAGGGGTAATTCTAGATCACCTAAGCTCTCTTTGCCACCCTCCCTAAAGTACAACTCCAGTGAAGCACCTTCACAGTCAGGTTCGGGGCTCACACCCGCGATCAACACCCCATGTtcctcctcatcttcaCAGACCCTGGTCTTCCCTCCGCCAGAAAAgctgtcttcttcttcgtcgtcctccATAACAACACTCAAAAAGAGGCCTGTGCCGCCACCAATCCCCAGCTTAGTGATCCCAAAAAGCGCAGGCGCTGGGACCCCCGACCGAAGCCCCTTTGCGGACTCCTTCGAAAAGTTGCGGATAGACAACTCTGAAATAAGTGGGAGCGCAAGCGCGTCACCTTCTGCTGTGTCACCAGCCCCTCCCAACCCGATCGCAGACGTTCACGAACTGGGCGAGGAAACTTGGCAATCTGGCATTGTCAAGGATCACGTCGTGACAATGGGTATTTTGGGAGAAGGGGCTGGAGGATCTGTGACGAAGTGTAGACTAAAGTACGGGACTAAGGTGTTTGCCCTGAAAACAATCACAACAGTGAACTCAGACGCAGAAACGCAGAAACAGGTACTTCGGGAGCTCCAGTTTAATAGAACATGCAAATCTGAGTACATTGTACGCTACTACGGAATGTTTGCAGATGGATCTAGCTCCTCAATCTACATCGCCATGGAATATATGGGCGGAAAGTCTCTTCACGCCATTTACAAGCACCTTCTGGACAGGGGTGGCAGAATAAGcgaaaaagttcttggaaaagttgCCGAAAGCGTCCTCAAGGGGCTTTCTtatcttcaagaacgcAAGATTATACACAGAGACATTAAACCACAGAACATCCTTCTAAATGAAGTTGGTCAAGTTAAATTGTGCGATTTTGGCGTTAGCGGCGAGGCAGTCAACTCACTAGCTACTACATTTACGGGAACATCTTTCTACATGGCCCCGGAAAGGATACAAGGTCAGCCCTATAGTGTGACCAGTGACGTGTGGTCCTTGGGGCTCACACTTCTTGAGGTCGCCCAGGGCCAATTTCCCTTTGGCTCTGACAAGATGGCAGCTAACATGCCACCCATAGAACTGCTCATGCTGATTCTAACATTTACGCCCGAACTAAACGATATACCGGAATCCAATGTAACATGGAGCAAGTCCTTTAAGTCCTTCATTCAGTATTGTCTTAACAAGGAACCTCGCGAAAGGCCTTCTCCCAGACAAATGCTGCGACATCCCTGGATTCAGGGGCATATGAAGAAGCCTTGCAACATGCATAAATTTATAACTAAGTGTTGGGAGGAATAG
- the MGE1 gene encoding mitochondrial nucleotide exchange factor MGE1 (similar to uniprot|P38523 YOR232W Saccharomyces cerevisiae MGE1 Protein of the mitochondrial matrix involved in protein import into mitochondria), with product MRLLTSNIPKMVVRPTMGARLCTRMTARPATMTKFQTPTLGMRFYSDAAKQSEAAENAEGAQEESPKGPASEEQKKVQELEEKLAVKDKEAAEYKDRLLRSVADFRNLQEVTKKDIQKAKDYALQKFAKDLLDSVDNFGHALNAFKPESTQQSTELSELYTGVKMTKDIFEKTLKKHGIEKIDPMGETFDPNRHEATFELPNPEKQPGTVFHVQQVGFTLNNRVIRPAKVGIVKDPAN from the coding sequence ATGAGATTGCTAACATCTAACATTCCAAAGATGGTCGTCAGGCCTACCATGGGCGCTAGACTTTGTACCCGTATGACTGCGAGGCCAGCAACGATGACAAAGTTCCAAACACCAACTCTCGGTATGAGATTCTACTCTGATGCTGCCAAGCAAAGTGAAGCCGCAGAGAATGCTGAGGGCGCACAGGAAGAGTCCCCTAAAGGGCCCGCGAGTGAGGAGCAAAAGAAGGtccaggagctggaggagaAACTGGCtgtcaaagacaaagaagcGGCAGAATACAAGGACCGTTTGCTAAGGTCCGTGGCTGATTTCAGAAACCTGCAAGAGGTCACGAAGAAGGACATACAGAAGGCTAAGGATTACGCTTTACAAAAGTTTGCGAAGGACTTATTGGACTCGGTCGACAATTTCGGCCACGCCTTGAACGCCTTTAAACCAGAGTCCACTCAGCAGTCGACCGAGCTCTCTGAGTTGTACACCGGTGTCAAGATGACTAAAgacatttttgagaaaacaTTGAAGAAGCACGGCATCGAGAAAATTGACCCTATGGGCGAGACCTTTGACCCCAACAGGCATGAAGCCACCTTTGAACTCCCTAACCCAGAGAAGCAACCCGGCACTGTTTTCCACGTGCAGCAAGTGGGATTCACCCTGAACAACAGAGTCATCAGACCTGCGAAGGTGGGCATTGTCAAGGACCCTGCCAACTAG
- a CDS encoding KLTH0D10714p (similar to uniprot|Q03002 Saccharomyces cerevisiae YPL141C Hypothetical ORF): protein MTSVPQRHTYYGAPTSSYTQSRQSASYSSQKRKHVTFGPYIVGSTLGEGEFGKVKMGWSKTSSSSMDVPKQVAIKLIRRDTIPKNSEKEVKIYREINALKHLNHPNIVRLEEVLQNSKYIGIVLEYASGGEFYKYIQKKRRLKESAACRLFAQLISGVYYMHSKGLVHRDLKLENLLLDKNENLLITDFGFVNEFLPENELMKTSCGSPCYAAPELVVTARPYEARKADIWSCGVIMYAMLAGYLPWDDDPENPDGDDIGKLYRYITRTPLKFPDYIAPVPRDLLRAILVADPKKRITIAQTLHHQWLQPHLPFLSVMPEEWDHVSKNQELLRQPPQKGEAVNSARPRSNCSVSSTNSKGEKRNSLIMDSSLYSQPVPPQQSQSHAVAMPSSPSPRLRQSPVKSNNRHSRSNSAASIALQAVVDAEREYHATHPPFTSSASTSALQFEVSPHSTSPRLYTFSPTKANQNTVTSLRDSVIIETSPQKGSGAFLIASSLKESPNGTGLPEASSVPTTSGFKAPLAVKAQVPHHGTHNLALHRRPRPTSYHPASCSTFGDTSQAPTSQPAVSGEATTGHTQANIGKSTSQGIMHRDSFSMNKPFVDMQIVAGDLIKSGGDGDTVAKKIHDQVEDADHRVDLSRQRRQSQRYSVVYDKLFGVAQQSEDNAVEDAGPGGSTVERGASGTSVKRDKKRFSIMSIYSPSRSSVDSGSPKNEDKHKRTGSENNPSGSSKRTPSRQESLVNDQADTSRKSSAAKKPEPTKQASTLKEVKADASRKTSNPISKQESLGQSSVHGDGKAEARAEPEANKKNPTVQRSASLKKAAKPTQTRKKVNRSSVMVSSVAAGSTENARPREQSTAKRVIDFFKRRSMRL, encoded by the coding sequence ATGACTTCCGTCCCGCAGCGCCACACGTACTATGGAGCACCCACTTCAAGCTACACCCAATCCCGCCAGTCTGCAAGCTACAGTTCGCAAAAGCGCAAGCATGTAACTTTCGGCCCATATATTGTGGGATCGACGCTTGGAGAGGGTGAGTTTGGAAAGGTGAAGATGGGGTGGTCTAAAACctcgagctcatcgatgGACGTACCAAAGCAAGTGGCTATCAAGCTAATCAGGAGAGACACAATACCAAAGAACTCGGAGAAAGAAGTCAAGATTTACCGCGAAATCAATGCCCTAAAGCACTTGAACCACCCCAATATTGTACGGCTGGAAGAGGTACtgcaaaactcaaaataCATTGGGATCGTCCTCGAATATGCTTCAGGTGGAGAATTTTACAAATACatccaaaagaagaggaggctGAAAGAAAGCGCTGCTTGTAGACTTTTTGCGCAATTGATCAGCGGCGTGTATTACATGCACTCTAAGGGCTTGGTCCATAGGGATCTTAAGCTCGAGAATCTGCTTTTGGATAAAAACGAGAACCTCCTGATAACagattttggttttgtcAATGAGTTCTTACCAGAAAACGAGCTCATGAAGACGTCGTGTGGCTCGCCATGCTATGCGGCACCCGAGTTGGTGGTCACAGCTAGGCCCTACGAGGCCCGCAAGGCAGACATATGGTCATGTGGAGTTATCATGTACGCTATGTTAGCTGGTTATCTTCCCTGGGACGACGATCCCGAAAACCCCGACGGTGATGACATTGGCAAACTTTACCGCTACATCACTAGGACGCCGCTTAAGTTTCCCGATTACATTGCCCCTGTACCAAGAGATCTGTTACGAGCAATACTCGTTGCTGACCCCAAGAAAAGAATAACAATCGCACAGACTTTGCATCATCAGTGGCTTCAACCGCATCTTCCATTTTTGAGTGTCATGCCTGAAGAATGGGACCACGTTTCCAAGAACCAGGAGCTCCTGAGGCAGCCTCCTCAAAAGGGCGAAGCCGTCAACTCAGCGAGGCCGCGTTCCAACTGCTCTGTGTCTTCGACAAACTCAAAGGGAGAAAAACGCAATTCGTTGATCATGGATTCCTCGTTGTATTCACAGCCAGTACCACCGCAGCAATCTCAATCACACGCGGTCGCAATGCCATCCTCTCCATCTCCTAGGTTGCGCCAATCCCCCGTAAAGAGTAATAATCGCCACAGTCGTAGTAATTCGGCAGCATCCATTGCATTACAAGCTGTTGTAGATGCAGAGCGGGAATACCACGCTACACATCCCCCATTCACAAGCTCTGCGTCCACATCAGCGCTCCAATTCGAAGTATCTCCACACAGCACATCCCCTAGACTGTACACGTTTTCACCAACAAAGGCTAATCAGAACACAGTAACATCTTTGCGGGACAGTGTCATAATAGAAACCAGTCCTCAAAAGGGCTCTGGCGCATTTTTGATTGCATCTTCTTTAAAGGAATCGCCAAACGGTACAGGATTACCGGAGGCATCTAGCGTTCCAACCACATCTGGCTTCAAGGCCCCGCTTGCAGTGAAGGCTCAAGTGCCTCATCATGGCACTCACAACTTGGCTCTACACCGCAGACCGCGTCCAACATCGTATCACCCAGCATCTTGTTCAACCTTTGGCGATACTAGCCAGGCACCAACCTCGCAACCCGCTGTCAGCGGAGAAGCTACCACAGGGCATACGCAAGCTAATATCGGCAAAAGCACATCACAAGGAATTATGCATCGAGACTCTTTCAGCATGAATAAACCTTTCGTAGACATGCAAATAGTGGCAGGAGACCTAATCAAATCGGGGGGCGATGGTGACACTGTGGCCAAGAAAATACACGACCAGGTGGAGGACGCGGATCATAGAGTTGATCTTTCGAGACAGAGAAGACAAAGCCAGCGATACAGTGTTGTCTAtgacaagctttttggagttGCTCAACAATCGGAAGACAATGCCGTAGAGGACGCCGGGCCGGGAGGAAGTACGGTTGAGCGCGGTGCGTCAGGCACATCAGTTAAGCGtgacaagaagagatttaGTATAATGTCAATTTACAGCCCGTCAAGGTCCAGCGTTGATAGCGGAAGCCCCAAGAACGAGGATAAGCATAAAAGAACAGGCAGTGAGAACAATCCGAGCGGAAGCTCCAAAAGGACACCGTCAAGGCAGGAGTCATTAGTCAACGATCAAGCAGACACATCGCGGAAAAGCTCCGCGGCCAAAAAGCCGGAGCCAACGAAGCAAGCTTCGACGTTGAAGGAAGTCAAGGCAGACGCATCGCGGAAGACTTCGAACCCGATAAGCAAACAGGAGTCGTTGGGGCAGAGCTCAGTACATGGAGATGGCAAGGCGGAGGCTAGAGCGGAACCCGAGGCGAATAAGAAGAACCCAACGGTTCAGCGGAGTGCGTCATTGAAGAAGGCCGCGAAGCCGACCCAAACCCGAAAGAAAGTGAACCGCAGTTCAGTGATGGTGTCGTCCGTGGCGGCCGGCAGCACTGAGAACGCGCGCCCCCGCGAACAATCTACTGCCAAGCGGGTTAtcgactttttcaagagaagaagcatGCGGTTGTAA
- a CDS encoding 60S ribosomal protein eL33 (highly similar to uniprot|P05744 Saccharomyces cerevisiae YPL143W, RPL33A Ribosomal Protein of the Large subunit) produces the protein MAESHRLYVKGKHLSYQRSKKTNNPNVSLVKIEGVATPEDAKFYLGKRVAYVYRASKEIRGSKIRVIWGKINRTHGNSGVVRATFRSNLPAKTFGASVRIFLYPSNI, from the exons ATGGCTGAATCCCACAGAT TGTACGTCAAAGGTAAGCACCTGTCCTACCAGAGatccaagaagaccaaCAACCCAAACGTCTCCTTGGTCAAGATCGAGGGCGTTGCCACCCCAGAGGACGCTAAGTTCTACTTGGGTAAGCGTGTTGCCTACGTCTACAGAGCCTCCAAGGAGATCAGAGGTTCCAAGATCAGAGTCATCTGGGGTAAGATCAACAGAACCCACGGTAACTCCGGCGTCGTTAGAGCCACTTTCAGATCCAACTTGCCAGCCAAGACTTTCGGTGCTTCCGTCAGAATCTTCTTGTACCCATCTAACATCTAA
- the POC4 gene encoding Poc4p (conserved hypothetical protein), which produces MVKTTQHTIENPLGSPFHVLVSAPEPEIDTPKSPISMVVSTGANPAAQSLMAYVYAIGTARDVYSTVLVDTVDDTVRETATRIAKLCAKKSSRPCYLGVAGDGGAGTLALDQLLLCRECVKLVERAAQ; this is translated from the coding sequence ATGGTCAAGACGACGCAACACACGATTGAGAACCCGCTGGGGTCACCGTTTCACGTTTTGGTGTCGGCGCCCGAGCCTGAAATCGACACGCCCAAGAGCCCCATCAGCATGGTGGTCTCGACGGGCGCGAACCCGGCCGCGCAGTCGCTGATGGCGTACGTCTACGCGATCGGCACGGCCCGAGACGTGTACTCCACGGTCCTGGTCGACACAGTGGACGATACGGTGCGGGAGACCGCGACGCGGATCGCGAAGCTGTGTgcaaaaaagagcagcagGCCGTGCTATCTGGGCGTGGCCGGCGACGGCGGTGCGGGGACGCTTGCACTTGACCAGCTGCTTCTGTGCCGAGAGTGCGTGAAGCTGGTCGAACGCGCGGCGCAGTGA
- the DFR1 gene encoding dihydrofolate reductase (similar to uniprot|P07807 Saccharomyces cerevisiae YOR236W DFR1 Dihydrofolate reductase part of the dTTP biosynthetic pathway involved in folate metabolism possibly required for mitochondrial function), which translates to MALNRPPIVTIVACLMPEMGIGYNGKLPWRLKQEMAYFRQVTSATFADGKRNAVIMGRKTWESIPPKFRPLPDRVNVVVSRQFAEDLAPAQSSAPGSKLSSHAGAAAPASPALWLSNSLTRCLDLLPQRVPDLERIYVIGGAEIYAQSNSLCDYMLITKIEPESATERPPMDAFLDTQSIHALFQHDQSLPSFLPPAVSLPADPYISENGYRYNFALYRRRSEPKTDLKTKECAPQK; encoded by the coding sequence ATGGCACTGAACAGACCGCCCATCGTCACTATCGTCGCGTGTCTGATGCCCGAGATGGGCATCGGCTACAACGGCAAGCTTCCCTGGAGGCTTAAGCAGGAGATGGCCTACTTCCGGCAGGTCACCAGCGCGACCTTCGCAGACGGCAAGCGCAATGCGGTGATCATGGGCCGCAAGACGTGGGAGTCAATACCGCCAAAATTCAGGCCGCTCCCGGACCGCGTCAACGTCGTTGTCTCACGTCAGTTTGCAGAGGATCTTGCGCCTGCGCAGAGCAGCGCGCCCGGCAGCAAGCTCAGCAGCCAcgctggcgctgccgcGCCGGCGTCCCCCGCGCTGTGGCTCAGCAATTCGCTCACCCGCTGTCTCGACCTGCTTCCGCAGCGCGTGCCAGACCTTGAGCGTATCTACGTGATTGGCGGCGCCGAGATCTACGCCCAGAGCAACAGCCTGTGTGACTACATGCTCATCACCAAAATAGAACCCGAATCCGCGACCGAAAGGCCGCCCATGGATGCTTTCCTTGACACTCAATCTATCCATGCCCTGTTCCAGCACGACCAAAGTTTGCCTTCCTTCCTACCGCCCGCCGTGAGTCTTCCCGCAGACCCCTACATCAGCGAGAATGGCTATCGCTACAATTTCGCACTTTACAGGCGCCGCAGTGAACCAAAAACAGATCTGAAAACTAAAGAATGTGCGCCTCAGAAATGA
- the KES1 gene encoding oxysterol-binding protein KES1 (similar to uniprot|P35844 Saccharomyces cerevisiae YPL145C KES1 Member of the oxysterol binding protein family which includes seven yeast homologs involved in negative regulation of Sec14p-dependent Golgi complex secretory functions peripheral membrane protein that localizes to the Golgi complex): MSGYAASSTWTSFLKSVASFNGDLSTLTAPPFILSPTSLSEYSQYWGEHPDLFLGPNFITEPDAEGTSAEQLRMLAVTKWFISTLKSQYCSRNESMGTEKKPLNPFLGELFVGKWENKEHPDFGETVLLSEQVSHHPPVTAYTIINDKNKTSLQGYNQVKASISTASLSVKQFGHALLEYGKFNEQYLITLPPLHIEGMLVASPFVELEGKAYIQSSSGLLCVVEFSGRGYFSGKKNSFKARIFQKPSDASDKEKALYTITGQWSGTSTISKGKSKKGEELFYDASKLRVEHLHVKPIEEQHSLESRKAWKKVADAVKGGDFSQIHQEKSALENAQRDLRKQEEAEGTKWKRRWFVLEDYTAGINDKFTSLASNLKLSTKNVPSGTLVGDKEDKKEHSAAHWRFKRELWDSEKEIKA, from the coding sequence ATGTCTGGATACGCCGCCTCTTCGACGTGGACGTCGTTCCTAAAATCAGTCGCGTCGTTCAACGGCGACCTGTCAACGCTAACCGCACCACCATTCATCCTGTCGCCCACATCGCTGTCGGAGTACTCGCAGTACTGGGGCGAGCACCCGGACCTGTTCCTGGGCCCCAACTTCATCACAGAGCCGGACGCGGAGGGTACCAGCGCGGAGCAGCTACGTATGCTCGCAGTGACAAAATGGTTCATCTCGACGCTAAAGTCGCAGTACTGCTCGCGTAACGAATCTATGGGCACGGAGAAAAAGCCTCTAAACCCCTTTTTGGGCGAACTGTTCGTGGGCAAGTGGGAGAACAAGGAGCACCCAGACTTCGGCGAGACCGTCTTGCTCAGCGAGCAGGTGTCCCACCACCCACCGGTCACCGCTTACACGATCATCAACGACAAGAATAAGACTAGTCTGCAGGGTTACAACCAGGTCAAGGCGTCCATCTCCACGGCGTCTCTCAGCGTGAAGCAGTTCGGTCACGCGCTGTTGGAATACGGCAAGTTCAACGAGCAGTACCTGATCACGCTACCTCCCCTGCACATTGAGGGCATGCTAGTGGCCTCGCCCTTTGTGGAACTGGAGGGCAAGGCTTACATCCAGAGCTCCAGCGGTCTTTTGTGTGTCGTTGAGTTTTCCGGCAGAGGCTACTTCTCAGGCAAGAAGAACTCTTTCAAGGCTCGTATCTTTCAGAAGCCCTCTGACGCCTCCGACAAGGAAAAAGCACTATACACCATCACAGGGCAATGGTCCGGCACTTCCACGATCAGCAAGGGCAAGTCCAAGAAGGGCGAGGAGCTGTTTTACGACGCTTCCAAGCTGAGGGTGGAACACCTGCACGTCAAACCCATCGAGGAGCAGCACTCTCTTGAAAGTAGAAAGGCATGGAAGAAGGTTGCAGATGCCGTCAAGGGTGGTGACTTCTCCCAGATCCACCAGGAGAAATCCGCTCTGGAGAACGCACAGAGAGACTTGCGTAAgcaggaagaagctgagggCACCAAGTGGAAGAGAAGGTGGTTCGTCCTAGAAGACTACACCGCCGGTATCAACGACAAATTCACCAGCCTTGCTTCCAACCTGAAGCTCTCTACAAAGAACGTACCCAGCGGCACTTTGGTGGGGGACAAGGAAGACAAGAAGGAGCATTCCGCAGCGCACTGGAGGTTCAAGAGAGAGCTCTGGGATAGCGAAAAGGAGATTAAGGCTTGA
- the NOP53 gene encoding Nop53p (similar to uniprot|Q12080 Saccharomyces cerevisiae YPL146C NOP53 Nucleolar protein involved in biogenesis of the 60S subunit of the ribosome interacts with rRNA processing factors Cbf5p and Nop2p null mutant is viable but growth is severely impaired) encodes MAAEKERPSQYRQSSRKGKKAWRKNIDISDIEKSIRQQQDEEITHGAKDLSSLRNEDLFQVDTVGDEVWKQKLIKRKQIKKNLKSSEILDSIKTNSKVAPLKHPKSQAAQDDEKKKIQGVSKKELRKLMALAGRIEGESKLKNAVSKKGLVRAGTNDLWGAEEEVKVPSGIKLATKDSTAIPEELKKLSTTGWSIATVAPDTLKRAPMKVKDVEEIPHAGKSYNPSSKEWTELVNSEYQSEKAREEARLQMQAYRERIKHLMETLDNNEEEDSEDDEDEADENQEPQENAEASSEIKLSLNKPSANKKKTKYQRNKQRRHQEKLSLQKELKQLKGQLRELERFEEIEKDVLEKQAAREAEKQTRVGKEKPNKKHKLGTKHSVIEGNLELKFSDELSDSLRKLRPEGNLLYDAAKKLQSSGKIETRIPVKKGRRYAPRITEKWTYKDLK; translated from the coding sequence ATGGCAGCTGAAAAGGAACGGCCGTCTCAGTACAGACAATCTTCGCGTAAGGGCAAGAAGGCCTGGAGAAAGAACATCGACATTTCTGACATTGAAAAGTCCATCCGCCAGCAACAGGATGAGGAGATAACACATGGTGCTAAAGATTTGTCTTCTTTGCGTAATGAAGATCTGTTTCAGGTTGATACTGTTGGTGATGAAGTgtggaagcagaagctgatCAAGCGTAAGCAGATAAAGAAAAACCTGAAATCATCAGAGATTCTAGATTCTATCAAAACCAATTCCAAGGTTGCGCCATTAAAGCATCCCAAGAGCCAAGCAGCCCAAGATGatgagaagaagaagattcAGGGTgtctcaaagaaagagctaAGAAAGCTAATGGCGCTTGCCGGTAGAATCGAGGGTGAAAGCAAGCTGAAGAATGCTGTGTCAAAGAAGGGTCTTGTCAGAGCCGGAACCAACGACCTTTGGGGCGCTGAGGAAGAAGTAAAAGTGCCATCAGGCATCAAGTTGGCCACCAAAGATAGCACTGCTATTCCCGAAGAACTGAAAAAGCTATCCACCACTGGATGGTCCATAGCAACAGTGGCCCCTGATACTTTGAAGAGGGCACCAATGAAGGTTAAGGacgttgaagaaattccACACGCCGGAAAGTCGTATAACCCAAGTTCGAAAGAGTGGACAGAGCTTGTCAACTCCGAGTACCAAAGCGAAAAAGCGCGCGAAGAAGCTCGGTTGCAAATGCAGGCTTACAGGGAAAGAATCAAGCACCTCATGGAAACTTTGGACAACaatgaggaagaggactctgaagacgacgaggaTGAGGCTGATGAGAACCAGGAACCTCAAGAAAACGCGGAAGCTTCCTCTGAAATTAAGCTGTCGCTGAACAAGCCTTCtgccaacaaaaagaagacaaagtatcaaagaaacaaaCAGAGAAGGCACCAAGAGAAACTCAGTTTGCAGaaagagctgaagcagctcaaaGGACAGCTGCGCGAGCTCGAGCGCTTCGAGGAAATCGAGAAAgacgttcttgaaaagcagGCTGCTCGTGAAGCCGAAAAACAAACCAGAGTTGGGAAAGAGAAgcccaacaaaaagcataAACTAGGAACAAAGCATTCAGTCATTGAAGGTAATCTCGAATTGAAATTCTCGGACGAATTGTCGGACTCTTTGAGGAAGTTGAGGCCCGAAGGTAATCTACTCTACGACGCCGCGAAGAAGCTACAAAGCTCAGGTAAGATCGAGACACGTATTCCCGTTAAAAAGGGCAGGAGGTACGCTCCAAGAATTACCGAAAAGTGGACTTACAAGGATCTTAAATAA
- a CDS encoding uncharacterized protein (similar to uniprot|Q08634 Saccharomyces cerevisiae YOR238W Hypothetical ORF): MNKTNLIIVPCHSIWKIDDRLDSENYGQYPEHWFLAPFQYEGHDHLAFIMHSLLAVEKLLDDVSGSLLLFSGSCTKADAGQVSEAQSYLSLTRKLLTAVIYEVELPVSLLNSTDVHKACAHIAERIKAQGLTVTGLFTEHISTEEFALDSFDNLLYSLTRFHELTSNYASSVTIAGFGFKTKRFLQCHACAIDYPLSKIEYLSYEPQPQYSETEKIEAYFNDLNYQESKNALELFKIDWYGTKEPLLSKKIKRNPFTLSPNYRLPFELEKPILDDNAFFETMIQGKMPWSNSSQI, from the coding sequence ATGAACAAAACAAATCTCATTATTGTTCCCTGTCACTCCATATGGAAGATTGACGACCGTCTAGACTCGGAAAACTATGGTCAGTACCCCGAACATTGGTTTTTGGCGCCGTTTCAATACGAGGGACATGATCACTTAGCATTCATTATGCATTCCCTTTTGGCAGTTGAAAAGTTGTTGGACGACGTTTCTGGTTCACTGCTTCTTTTTAGCGGCTCTTGCACAAAAGCAGATGCTGGCCAGGTTTCGGAAGCTCAGTCATACCTCTCACTCACTCGTAAACTTCTAACTGCTGTTATATACGAAGTCGAGCTTCCTGTTTCTCTGTTAAACTCTACCGATGTTCACAAGGCCTGTGCGCACATTGCCGAAAGGATAAAAGCTCAAGGTCTAACGGTAACTGGGCTGTTCACAGAGCATATTTCAACTGAGGAGTTTGCGTTGGACTCATTTGATAACTTGCTGTATTCGCTGACAAGGTTCCATGAGTTAACTTCGAACTATGCTTCTAGTGTTACCATAGCTGGCTTTGgattcaaaacaaagcgcTTTTTGCAGTGTCACGCATGTGCCATCGACTATCCATTGAGCAAAATAGAGTATTTGTCCTATGAACCCCAGCCTCAGTATTCCGAAACTGAAAAAATAGAGGCATACTTCAATGATTTAAACTACCAGGAAAGCAAAAATGCTCTGGAGTTGTTCAAGATAGATTGGTACGGAACAAAAGAGCCATTGCTAAGcaagaaaatcaaaaggAACCCTTTTACGCTATCGCCAAACTATAGGCTTCCGTTTGAGCTAGAGAAACCTATATTGGACGATAACGCATTCTTCGAGACGATGATCCAGGGGAAAATGCCTTGGTCGAACTCTTCTCAAATATGA